The Drosophila bipectinata strain 14024-0381.07 chromosome 3L, DbipHiC1v2, whole genome shotgun sequence region ACAAGTGGCGGCTAACTAGCAACTTAATGCTCCATTGGCGTCACATTAACGGCTCCGTTAGCATCCATTTCCAATGCAATTAGCTGGCGGTACTGATGCTCCGGCACTGCAGCGTCCGGTTACCAGCTGGGCTTCGATCCGCATACCGCATACTGGCTCCAGCTACCGCTTTCTGGTCTCTGTTTACCGGTTAGCGGACAGATCGGTGGCGTCTTTTTAGCCATCCGCTTCCAATTGCCACCGTGTTATGGTTATGGTCAACTCCGCGGCTGGCCAAACaacttttcaatttcaatcCGAGCTAAATGTTCACACAGTTTTCATTTCGCATTCACTGTTTCTGGTCgtgttgtttgtgttttcgTCTGCGTTTACACGATTTATgataagtttatttttaaatgttaaacAAGCTGCCAACAATGCTGAGTGCAAAGTTCTAGCCCGGCTCTCATACATGGGAAAAAATGCAACATATGAAGGGgtgattaataatttaaaattagacaCTTGAAACCAGTTAACAAAGAACCTGGCTTGGACATAAGAACTAGGGTTTATATAGTgtttaatattatagaaatattcTTGGACCTCTTGAGAGTTTTCCTCTCTCTGCATAGGCTCTACGTGGGCGTGCCACCCAAGCTTAGAGCTCCCCCGATCTTAGCCGGGCCAAGCTAATGAGCTCGACCCCTGGCCTTTTTTTCCCTGGGGCCCCCACAGACACATTAGCCACGCTCCAATTATTGCAACCGACGGTGGCAGTTGGCAAATTAGAACGGCAAGgtgattccgattccgaatACGAGCACATTTTGCCCCTGCAGACCGTCGGAGGTCAGCaggaaaatatggaaaaatgcatggaccattaataacaaaaacacatATATTCACTGGCTAAAGCGGCTGGCTatcgtaaaaaatattataaaaaaaaaactcggcGAACTACAGAACCAGCAAGCAGTGCCAGATTAAACCTGTTTTGCGACAAGTGCGCCATGGTACACGGCTGTCTATGTCCATTACAGTTAGAGACATGGCCAGTAAATGCAGTCAGTAGGGGACAGTGGGTGACATTAACATTCTTGCAAATGGTGGAATTCTCAAAGGGCATATccgaaaattatttattttaaatgtgaTTCTTTCGAGCTAAAAACTACATGAAGGCTCATTCAAGTATAATTATACTGATATTTTAAAAGGGCTTTCCTCAACTTTacttaataaaacaaaaccttgtaaataagtttttaaactggttactttattccaaaaacaattaagttccattaaaaaaaaccctCTTCCCTGTTAATTCTCGCAAATTCTGGAAACAAAACGCTGCCCCAGTCCCACCGTGCCGTGTGCAATGCTGGTGCTGTAACAGTTGTTTTTGGCCTAAAACCTTTTTTTGGGCCCGGTTTTGGACCGTTTTTGCTGCtgcatttttctttatttttgttggcttagttgtgttatgttttttttgccaattgcTCATTGATGACTGTTTGCTTTTGGCTTAAGTTTTGGCTGCGGCACCGTTACACGCTGATTTTGCACTCTCCTTCTCCCGCTTTAAAGTTCAAAGGTGTCTGAGCACGGTGTTTGTACTTGGGCTTTGTGTGTCGTGAGAACCGATTTGTCAGATACTTAGATACCTTTGGGCCGCCATGCAGATGGTCAGCACTTTCGCTTATGGATTGAATCGGAATTTCGGGGATTGTCACTACTCACTTTAGCTGCCATTGGTGTTGGCGATCCAGAGTGGCTTAGTTGCTGCCACAGGCGCTCCTTCGGTGGCAAACGCATCTATCAGATACACTCATTTGTTTGGGCCGAGCTTTTTCGGCTGATCTACGCGAGGGTCTGAGCGGGACGACGATACTCCGAAAATCAGGCAGATGCGACCCGCAACTTTCGTGTTAACTTCACTGAGAttgagatacagatactgcgGTACAATTTTTGCAATGACAATGCACTGTGTAATTAATTTCGCTTCAGGCCAAATAATAACAACATCTCGTTTCGTTTCATTCACAGCGCATTTCGCCTGTTTATTTATGCATTTGACCCGCTTCGTGGCTTtgacaaaaaacaacaacaacttaaAGCCGAAACGAGttgcaacaataataacaaaaaaatcacACAAAACGGCAAAACGCACAACAGGCTTCGATTGGtaccttgttgttgtttacttGGAATTTCGCCGTCGTAGCCGCCGTAGCCGTTGAATTCTACGCAAAAAAACTTGTTGCCTgttttgctgttgttttttttatgattttcatTCTGCACTTGTCGCTCGATAATATTCTTTAGCCCATATACTACACACACGACGGCACTACACACTGGCACTTAATACTAACTCGTATGAAAACACAGCTTTTTGGTAAAATTTCGTGTATTTTTCGGTTTCATTCCAGCACCCACGAcggatttttttgttggagttTGGCAAGTGACGATCGTAGTTTTCTCTCTAGCTCTATCTCTCTCACCCGCTCTGTCTCTCTTTCGCACTCGTTGAGGCGGCGGGGGGTGGTGGGCGTTGATCGGAAATTCGCATGCGCGGCCCCGCTTTTCGATGGGGATGTCCGTGCTTCGATGCTTCTTCGTTGAGCGCGCGCGTGAGTTTGAAATTGAGTCTCAGATACGACTTGATAttctacagatacagatacattttgTTGAAGCTTTAAGTTCGCTTCGAACTTGGCCTGCCGATCATTGCTTCAATGGGCGCGATCGAGAGGTGCTTATGGGATCTTCTATTTATCTCTCGTTCTACCAGACATGTTTGAAACGACCCGAAGATTGGTGAGCGAATGTATCTTGGAGAGCGAATTTGTGGGCTTTCAAGCCTGGCTCAAGCTTTCTCAGGTGTAAGACAGGTGTGTGGGAGAGCTTTCTACAAACGACCTCTGGCGGAATCGAATGAAAACTTTCCTCGGAAAGAAGACCGCTATTTTTCAAATggaattttaaactttaatattATACAAGgatttcaaaaatgtattctttaaaaaaaaaaaataaaaaattaaatacaaatataatggagaaaataaagtaatatatttaaagattGTTATACCCATTGCTAGTTTTACAATGTTTTTCCAGAAGatactatatttattatttccagaaaatttttcgtttttcgacTAACGATTTTAATAATgaattaaaacttaattataATCATAAATTTAACAATAAAACGCATGTTAAGGACTACCTTGATGctagataaatttaaaaaaaaaattaactgcGATAGTTCCCCTATGGCTTTcatctttttattataatcatttattttattaccaTCTCAGTAAAATTCCGTTCAAAAATCGAAAACCTGTTGGCCTTAGGCCTTAAAATAACCGAaataaatccaattaaaatgcaattttaagGCTCAAAATACAGGTTAACCTACAGACCCTAAGCTGATGTAATTAATTGTAACTTTTATAGGGAAAAAGAAGCACCTggccatttaaaaaaaatataaattatcaagaaataaaaaccataattATGGAATGCCAAATATTCCTCAGAAACCGTCAGTTTGTTCGAGTTTTTGAGTGATTGAAGGGTCTGACCGGACGAAAAAGAGATGGCCAGTAAGAGGCAGAGAAAGAGCGAGAAAAAATGTGCGTGCAATGAACAAGCTAAGAGCCGAAGTGGTATTGGAAGCAAAAGCGTCCACTGACAATTGCGGGCTGGAGATCGGATTCAGACTCGGACTCGGATTCGAACTCGGACTCGGGCGCGTAGGGAGTCGAGAGACTCTCGCCTTTTGTTGATCTTGAGACTGAAATTCCAATTGTTGATTTATCTCTCggctgctgctggtgatgGCTCTGCTGACCGCTCTGCTCGTAGACTCACTACTGACCAGCGACCAAGTTTATAAAACTTTGAGCCAAAATGCAGCGGCGCACAGTTGTTTCCAAAACGTTGCACGCGTCGCCGTCACCGACACCGTCGCCGTGGCCCTCATCGTAAaatttaagcaaaaatgaaaacgaaattcGGTTAACGTCAACACAACagaaaagcagaaaaaaaaagagtcgcCAACCAGCCAGTTGCAGGGCCTTACCCAGGCCAAAAGAAGCCACGAAAGAGAAAGAAGCAGGCAAGTAGTCAGCAGCCAGCTAATCTGTTGTGCAGTGCGTTTTATCAGCCAGCAGCTGAAGAaagaaacgaaaacgaaagtcGGTCCAAGTCCAAGTTTAACGTCCAggttaaaaaaaccaaaaaaaataaataaattacaaataacaacaaaaaaaattgaaagaaaaatcAGAGACACGCGGATCTCATCTCAGTAATGTCTCAATAAAAGTTATCTTAACTACAAGCGGAATGTaggaaaaagtgaaaataaagCCACTAAAAGCGAAATAAAAGCACTCAGCCAGTTGTGGCGGCTGAAATAACAGAATATCAGTTAAACATCGTAAATCTAAGTAAGCAGATCTTGAGTGTTCTGTGCTCTGGGCAAACAAGACTTGTTAATTGGATTCTTATAGGAGGCACCTACCCTGGGAACAGCATCCCATAGGCGATCCACCATCAGGTTGGTGGATCCGCATCGCAATCGAGAGCCCTCACTCTCTCCCGCACTCTTCGCACAcactaatttaatattttggaattcgtatctgtatctgtatctgtatcggTATCGGTATTTCGGTGTTTATGGGTGTTATGTAAATGCAGATCAAACATATTTCGAAATTCCCCAATAGACAAAGTCCATATCCATCGATGGGCGTCGCGCGCTGCGCTTGCCACAAAAGAAGCAGCCTCTAAGCCTCTAAATTAtgcaaaaccaacaaaaagaTCGCTTAGGAAAGCGAGAAAACGAGCAAAAAACGCTAGTGGTGCACAGCGAGAAAAAAAGCGTGTTCCCGATTAGGGTTTTGAAAGTTCTTTGTAGCACTAATTGCAAAAGTAATTtgcaatgaaaaaaaattattaaaaaagagagcaaaaaaatgtcccaatAATTAGGACATTTTatggaaaatttaaattatttgataaaaattttcatttaaattaaaatcttaaaattataatgtCTGACAATAAACTCTTTTTCTTCTTAAATGAacctattttttataaaagctCTTAACTTGCCACTTAACACCCCATAAGAGCCCCATCAGAACTCGCCACTAGCCCCTTATCTAACTGTACAATCCGCTAATTGAATCTGCCACAGTGCCCCAACACCTAATTCTATGGCCGCGTTTTTGTTCGTTAATTTGGATTACGCGGGCCTTTGgtcataataaacaataaacagcGAATTATTACGTATGAGTGAGTCCGGCTGTGTGAGAGTGTCTCAAAGCGAAAACGAAAGGCGTCAGCAGGGCAACAACAAGCCACCGATTGTGTGTGGTCAGCGGTTGTCCGTCCGCTCGAAATCAATGGAACTGAACTGACTCTGCCTCGGCAGGCGTCTCTGCCGGCTGCCTTTACACCTGCGCAGACCTCACTCGAGGGCGCCACCACGAAAACAACTCAAATCGAAGCTCAAAAACTCAAACGCGTCGCCCGGCAACGCAGGCAATCAATTGAACCTTAGTCTCCGGCTGCCTCGCACTCCCATCGGAATTGGGTTGAGTCTCGGTTTGTTTATCTTTTTTGCTGCGTTTCATCAACTTTTACTCCCCTGAGCCGTTTGTTTTGGTGGCGATACCCGCCAGATACCACACCATCAACACacaattaaatgcaaaattaTTAACGCATGTGTTATATGTTAATTATTGCATAACTTTGTCGGTTTGGCTTCGGCATCTCTGCTCTGTGCGGTGGCAGCTCAGCCGGTGATGGTCTTAcccggcgtatgcgtaatattctAGCGAAATCGATAGGTGAGAAGCGGAGAGGGAGGGAGTCGCAGTGTTATCCGTGGGCTGAGTctcttttatttgttttcttttaggCACTGTAAGAAATAGTCTTTTAAAGTTAAAGTGAAGTAACGAAAGCCTTAAAGTATAACaagttttaaattataattaaattttgtcaataaaaataattatcttTGGCGGATCTACTAATTTCGacattaaaaaatgtacaagactttaaaatctttttataATCATTTCAAGGCCAAATTGcccaaaaaaagaatattatgATTAAATAAAAGAGAAGCTTTAGTTTCAATTATAtatctcttattttttttacaaaaatccCTAAACCGCAAAGAGATATTATTCAACCGGCAAcactgcgtatgcgtaatattctAATGCAATCATAAAACCAAGACCCAAGGGTGATAGAGAGGGGAGAGTGCGTGAGTGTACTATGTGTGTCAGTGGGAAATCACTCATATGCTTTTGAAAACGTGCTTTTGGGACTAACGATGGCTAACGAAAGTTTCTCCCAATCAATTGGCAAACATTAACCAATTTCGATCGCAGGCCAGAGACGAGCAGGCGTGACGGGAGGAGGCGTGGCCTGAAGCGAGCTGAGTGAATCGTGGTGCGGCGACCTTCGGCAAACGGCAATCAAACAAGCCATTTGAGATAGCCAAACAAGCGCGCGGTCCAAAAAACGCGCACAATACCCACCGTGTACTAACAACAAATAGTAAATAAGCCAAGGCATCTAAGTACGGCAGCAGCATGGAGATCAGGCGCACCCCGCTGCCTTGGAGTCCGGTACTGGCACTGATACTGCTGATGCTGCTCGGCCTCACCGTGGATTTTGGAGTTTTGGCCAAGGGCGCCAGCAATCAGACCACCTCGCAGACCtggcaccaccagcagcactATCCGAATCAGCTCAATGCATCGCAATCGCTGTCCGATGAAGAGCCAGCGCTTTTGGAGCCAGACACCAGCTCAGCAATTGTTAGCTCGCCCCATGAGAAGCATTTAACGCGCACCTCGGTCATATTTGGGCTAACTAAAGTGGCCAATGAGAGCAGCGTTAGCCAGAAGTGCCACGCGCAGTTGCGGCAAGTGCAGCGTGGCATACTTGGCAAGCAGCCATGGGCCATGAAGGGTAAGTTGGAATAATGGTTTTAACAATTTTCATTTCTTAAAGCTGACCTTATTACTTGggcattttttataattattcaAGATTTGTTATACAAAATTTATGGTttataatataccatatgcatcattatataatacaatacaatatacatatatattatatttttcatggTGCTTTTTAAAAACATCCCCACAATATTAGGTAGTGCTCCAAGAAATCGTTTTTCGAAATTGATTTTATTCCATACAATTACAAAGTGGTGGTGCCATATGAGTATTCCTGTGTAagatttcaagggatcggtcATAAACtataatctttattttttttaacacgtATCCGATCACTTGAAACactatatttacaattttaatattatcttttGTTCAATGGTTAAAAAGTACCCCTAATCATAGAAACCATATTTAGTCTTCAGGTTGTTTATAATAATAGCTTAGTTTTACCTAAAATTAAAGCTATTATTGCTTTGATCATTGAACCTCTTTTATAAAAAGGATTATATATAGATGCTTTATAGAATATAGTGTTTTATACTAAAAACTAAAGCCCCTATAGCTTTAAAGAGTTAAaccttttaaaaaactattcaaTTGTTATATCAATTGCATCTTTaggaaattatttataatttttactaaaacctgaagcctctattgcttttattaattaaacttttcAAACAAGTTTTCGATTGTTATATCAACAGCATCCATAGGGAACTTGTACTTTGCAGTGCACTTCATTACAAAATATTAcacaaaatattacaaaaaaaatctccCAGAGTATGATTCACAAGCCAATTGTAATTAAAAGATCAATAGACCCCCTCCCTAATTATCAGTTGGCATTTAAGATTAGTCAACTGAAACGCTTGCGtaaatttgcttaattttaaattattcggGCACTATTTAAACTGGCGCTCGTCACGTGGGTCCAACTAACAAACAAACACTTAATAGCTTTACACATCAAAGCGAATGCAATCAATCGAAATTTCCTAAAATTAAAGTTCGCATTGCTTTTCCCGCAGTTTTGGACGCCTCCGGAACGAAGCCCTCCGGATTCGTGTACGGCCAGAACTACTGGCTGGGCAGCAGGGAGGCCTGTCGAGGGGTTCAACGTCCCGTCGGAATAACCCTCTCAAAGAACTTCGACAGAGTTATGCACTATGGGATTATCACACAACAAGCACCTTTTGACATGGACTATCGGGTCATATACCTGCGCCACAGCTCACCCTGGCAGGTGGAGATCAAGCTGATGTCCGAGCAGATCATTCACATCGGCCTGTGCCTGCCCAGCTCCTGCAGCTCGGAGGAGGTAATGAGCTTGGCACAGGACTATGTCACTGCCGGAATGTTCGCAGAGAACGAGATCTATGACATCCGCCCGGAGGTGGTCTACATGAAGGATCTTCAACTAAAAGAGGCCTTCTTTGAGAGAGCCAGCTTCCGGCTGGTGGTGGCCTGTATCCTAGCCACGGGCGCCCTGATGCTCTGTGCCCAGCAGCTTACGGCGTCCAAGAAGCTGGCGCCCTTAGCCGATGAGCCCGATCCGGGGCTGGCACCCGCCGAATCAGAGCTGTGGCGAGCCCTCCATTCCATGTTGCAGTGGGAGAAGTTCCAGAAGTTCGTACCCTGCTGGGATGTGCCAGCCAACTGGGCCAAAATATTCTCCGTTCGCGAGAACGGTCCCAACGAAATCCCTCTGATGAACGGCCTGCGTTCAGTATGCGCCATCTGGATCATGGTCTTCCATGTGGTCTGGTTCATGTACTTCACAGTTCACAACAAGACGGTGCTAATTTCTTACGCCGAGCAAGCGTTTTTCCAGTACGTTTCCTCGGCACCTCTTCTGGTCGATGTCTTCTTCACAATCAGGTatttattttcgattttaattaaaagaaaagttAAAGAAGTGTTTATTTTCAGTGGCTTCTTGCAAACCTACAACTTTCTGCGAAACTCTCAGCAACTGGAGGCAGTGCGTCGCAATGGCTTTGGCCAGAATCTGAAGCTCTTTGGCAAGCTGCTCTTCCACCGATACCTCCGCTTGGGACCTCTGTACCTAGTGGTGATGGCCACTGTGGACCTGGTCTATGCCTATATTGGAGACGTTTCCGTTTACCACATCAACGAGCGGTTCGACGAAATGTGCTCCAGTCACTGGTGGCGGAATCTGCTCTTCATCCAGAATCTGTTCGATCACCGGGATATGTGCGCCAACTGGAGCTGGTCGTTGGCCTGCGAAATGCAGTTCTTCATCCTAGCCAATGCTCTGCTGTTCCTATATGTCAAGTGAGTGTAGTGgagatatattttataattaaaacatattgttattatttatattttttaaggcaTCCTAAGATAGCCAAATCCATTGTGGCCTCTTTATTCGTGGCCACCATTGCCTGGTCCTACAGCATCGGCCTGAGcattaagttccagctttccttCGATGCTGCCTTTGCCACCGGCACTGAGATCTACACGTCTCCCTTCGTCCGAGTCCTGCCCTATATCCTGGGAGCAGCCACAGCCTGGTGCCTGGCCAAAAACAAGATCCAGGTGGATCTGAGTGAGCCCAAGGAGCGCTGCTGCTGGCATTTCGCATTGTTCGTGTTCTTCGCTTGCATTTACTCGACCGTGAAGCGCGATTTGGGATACTTCATGTCCATCAGCCTGTTTGTTTTCGGGCGCTTCTTCTTCTCCTTGAGCGTTTGCTGGATGATTGCTGGCAGTGCCCGGGGGCGGGGGGTGTGGTGGTCTCGACTCCTGGAGGCCAAGGGCTTCCAGCACGTCAGTAGGCTCTCCTATGCCATTTACCTCCTCAACCCACTGGTCATTGCCTTGTTCTTCAGCTTGACAAACGCCAGTACGCACGCAGATCCTTTTATGCTGGTAAGTTggatattaaattaaagattcatattatttttaataactaGTAATAACCACATCTTATGATTTAACACTCTATAAAAGTTGCTTATTGCCTTTCATTTAATTGTTATGATAGTTAGATGATGCAATAATTTCTCGGACTCTAAAGAGAGCTCATTATTATGGTTATCTACAAGCCTGACTAAGTTAAACTCAAGACATAATCATAATTATTGAAGCTTACTTTTCCTTTTATTACTCATTCAAATAAATACTTCAAGCTATAATATCAAAGCACTAATCctaaaaatattactcattTTTTATCCTTCTCCAGTGCGTTGTCACCTGCGGCTTCGCAGTCATCGTCTACCTGGCCTCCATCCTGTTTTCCCTTGCCTTCGAACTGCCCTTCAGCAATCTGTCCAGCTTGCTGCTGAGGAGCACCAGCAAACCGAAAAGTGCCTAAAAGATGCTAGCCCTAAGTTAGATCCTTAAGGTCAACGCACACGCCTCCATCTGACAATTGTGATCGCTTTCATGTACAACAACTCATCATAATCAAAGCACTAGGCTTAGTCTTGTCTTAGTCAATATTTCATGTACTACCTATATATCTTGTATATCGGTGGCCACTTTACATAATAAGCTAACCCTGTAGCAGTAGATTCACACTGACATAcgtattatatataatattttatgaaaaaacgcaagaataaaataaaggaTTATTGAAAATATCTTACAGATTCTTATTGTCCTTAACTTTAGGTTAAAAATACTCAATGCtaggaaaataaatatgaaagaCTGAAATTAGATATAAGATATTACTgaaattcattaaattattaaacttACTTTAGTTTTcctgaaattttttcaaagttaccgcctttatttttaaattcgaTATTCTTATCGATATATCGTGACAAGTTTCGAGCTCCCCCTTTCGAGTGACCAAAGAAAAATGTGTAAAAAATACCAGCTGTACCGCTTTCTTGCCTGTTATTGTCTGGGCACAACTTTGTATATTCTTttcagaataaaaaaaataataattgtgttttgaagataaagtaatgttgatttatttaagaatCCTTAGATAATTAAGTATTTGAACATGGATGCAATGCCAAAAATCAAGTATCCACCCCATGGCCACACTATCCATTCTTCGAATGGCCACACTAGCCACAGTTGTTGTTGTCGaactgttgttgttttttttcttcgcgCGCGGGTGGCTGCTTTGCTAGCGGCgggttgtttttttgttttcgttggTTTTTTCGAAAACCATAAGATATTCGCGAACACATAAACTCAAACCACGCCGACAACAGAccataaaattttacaaaattaaaggTGAAGCCAGGAGGATTAATTGGCTGGCAAGCAGTGCAAACATTCCAAGGCCCAGCATCCTTTGGCCTCTTCTTCTTCCCCATCATCTTGTGCATTCCTGGTTGCGCGAGTGTGTGAGTGCGTGCTACACCCTCGGCTGGAAATTGtgttaaaaaatgaataaaattaaagctgCCAATGGAAATATTGATGCCAAAATGAAATGCGCGCGTGTGCATTAAATTATCGCCACTCTCCAACTTCGGTTTGCACGGCCCAGGCagcggtgtgtgtgtgtttcgctttttttgcaattaattaaaaaaacgcACCGAAGGTCGAAAAAAGTTCCCAGctgtatatatttaaatttatctcACACACGGTGGTGGAATTTGTGCCAGGGTGTGAGTACAAGCCGGGCAGATAAACGAAAAATCGGTCTCCATTCGAAATTGATGTG contains the following coding sequences:
- the LOC108132752 gene encoding nose resistant to fluoxetine protein 6, which codes for MEIRRTPLPWSPVLALILLMLLGLTVDFGVLAKGASNQTTSQTWHHQQHYPNQLNASQSLSDEEPALLEPDTSSAIVSSPHEKHLTRTSVIFGLTKVANESSVSQKCHAQLRQVQRGILGKQPWAMKVLDASGTKPSGFVYGQNYWLGSREACRGVQRPVGITLSKNFDRVMHYGIITQQAPFDMDYRVIYLRHSSPWQVEIKLMSEQIIHIGLCLPSSCSSEEVMSLAQDYVTAGMFAENEIYDIRPEVVYMKDLQLKEAFFERASFRLVVACILATGALMLCAQQLTASKKLAPLADEPDPGLAPAESELWRALHSMLQWEKFQKFVPCWDVPANWAKIFSVRENGPNEIPLMNGLRSVCAIWIMVFHVVWFMYFTVHNKTVLISYAEQAFFQYVSSAPLLVDVFFTISGFLQTYNFLRNSQQLEAVRRNGFGQNLKLFGKLLFHRYLRLGPLYLVVMATVDLVYAYIGDVSVYHINERFDEMCSSHWWRNLLFIQNLFDHRDMCANWSWSLACEMQFFILANALLFLYVKHPKIAKSIVASLFVATIAWSYSIGLSIKFQLSFDAAFATGTEIYTSPFVRVLPYILGAATAWCLAKNKIQVDLSEPKERCCWHFALFVFFACIYSTVKRDLGYFMSISLFVFGRFFFSLSVCWMIAGSARGRGVWWSRLLEAKGFQHVSRLSYAIYLLNPLVIALFFSLTNASTHADPFMLCVVTCGFAVIVYLASILFSLAFELPFSNLSSLLLRSTSKPKSA